The nucleotide window TTAGATTCTTAAAAGTCACACGCATACAAGTATCAAAGAATTAATCTTTGTAAGGGTTCCTGTGGAGCCTAAATTCATCACCTAATAGGAAATAGATGTGCTTATGCATGCAAAGTGGCACCGTTACATGCTACAATGCCAAGAAAACTTGTCAGGAAAAGTCTTTGTGATCTTACAAGATCTGAGGTCAAAGACCTGCTTTACTTAATATGGATGAGGAGATCAGATGCTAAAGCAAGCAGGAACAGAGATGTTACTTCTATATATCACTATCCTGAACTCAGATGTCATGTGATTAAGCCAAGAGGAACTGAGAAAGCCTTGTGCTAGGGACTGTGGTGTACATTCAGTTATTAACTTGGTTTCTTTAAAGATAATATTAATTCTAAATAGTATTTCCCTTTCGATTTAGACAGCAATCTGTTTAAGCTGTGTATATGAACCAAGGTATGGAAAACCAGGTTTTTTGATCTACATTTTAGTATTTCACAATCTGATTTAAATCTGACAGaccagcctgggcagcacagagaGGCTGGCTGGGGTTGGAGCAAGGTGTCCTGAGGCCCGGATATGCCGTCAGCACCAGCCAAGACAGTGGCACAGAGGCTCCATACTGCCTCAGAACATGAAAGTGATGATGATTGCCATGAAGCGTTGGATTTAACAGAGTATGCATGACGTCACCACTGGTGGAATCATCTGTTTGGACGGGATTCAGGACCATTTGtagaaaaatattctgtagCTACCCAGATTGTGATGGGCGGCGTGACTGGCTGGTGTGCGGCATTTTTGTTCCAGAAAGTCGGAAAGCTTGCAGCAACTGCAGTAGGCGGTGGCTTTCTTCTGCTTCAAATTGTTAGTCACAGTGGATACATACAAGTTGACTGGAAGAGAGTTGAAAAAGAtgtaaacaaagcaaaagaacaGTTAAAAAAGTGTGCAAATAAGGCAGCTCCTGAAATCAATACTCTAATTGAAGAGTCAACAGAATTTATCAAACAGAACATTGCGGTGTCCAGTGGATTTGTTGGAAGCTTTTTGTTAGGCCTGGCATCATAAGGACCTGAATAGCCTCTCCCTGATGGCATTCATGTCAGCAAAGAAGAGTTGTGATGTCACACTGTCTTAAAGCAGTGTGGTCACTGGGCCTTCCAGAGCAAGACAAGTGGACTAGCTAGACAACTTGGAAGCTTTTACATTTCAGGCTTTTGCCTCTCGTAGCTTGGCAGAACTAGGATTTGCTGAAAAACGGGCCAGTGTGCTCATTATAGCATTTCTGGGCAAAACTGGTTCATCTTCATCATGACTGTTTGTATCTATGACCTTTCAAGatctagcatttttttttaaatgttattctTAGAACTTAGAATGCAATCAtactgtaagaaagaaaaaaatcttatgaCTTATTAATATTTGTTTACATCCTGTATGTCACTGGCAATTGGCATAATCTAACTGATGCAAGTTCtctatgattttaaaaactTCTGAGGCATACTAGTTACATGATGTGGTAGTTCATGCTCTGGATAAACTTGAGTTCTATGCTGTATTTTGgtatcatctttttttttttttactattatcattattttaatCATCATTACCATAATGAAGTACATCTATTTAGaagagaaattacttttttccaCTAGTGAAGAAATTAAGCAAAAGTGTATAACAATGTTTTATTCACGTTCCTCCTATTTAAGGTGAAAGAAAGACCCTTTTGTGCTTACACTGGGGTTGCAGGTATTATAATTAAATGTTGTATTAACACGGGACTAGGCTGCTATGGTAAACACTACCCTAGGAGGAGATTTTTTGCAGGGTTAGTCAGTTCTGTGGTATTCCCTTCAACTCTGCTTACTCTTTTCATACTGACCCTACCTGTTTAACCCTCATTCTGCTATTTCAGTTCCTGAAACCTTACAGTTATTGTATGCTTTCAGCTATTAATCCAATTTAGAGTAATAAGAGAAGGTATTATTTTCTGACTGCTGTATCTAATTCTGTCTCAAGTACAGGTTTCTTTTATTGGCACCAGTATTCTGACTTTTCCAAAACACACAACCCAACTAATTCTTGTTGCAGATTAATTTTCATAAGCaaggagcaaaaggagagacACCTAAtgccccctcctcctttctgctgtACCACTGCATAAGATAAAACACCGGGAAAAGAAGCATTTGGATATCCCTTGTGTTTGAATCTTTTTGGGACCAAGAAAATACTTCACTTTTTTGGGGTTACAGAACTTTGAGAGAAAGGAAATTGATTCTCTCACTTCAgtagtaagaaaaaaacaaacacaccaatCCAGAAAGTATACCAAGAGTATTTCCAAAGAAGTCACTAGATCCAGCTCCATGTGATGAAGATCCAAAAGGCCCTTGGGAAGCTCAGCCCAAGAGCTAAACTGATGATCGAGGATCCACTTCTTCAACAGAAGAAGCACTGCAGAAATTCAAGACTAAATTAAATGGGTTTTGAAACTTCTTCTGGGAGTTATGATCACTAgacaagctaaaaaaaaattgtttattgCAACAGTGAGGCTCTCAAAGTGAATTTCCCTCTTAGGAGGTTCCTGCCTAAACAGATTCAGTCTATGTAGTCCAGCAAGATTTTGAGGCATGAATTTTAGTGCTTCTAGAACATGAAGACCAAAGTCTGGAAATAGAAACCATAAAGTAGAATGCATATCTGCTCAGGTTAGAGAACTGAATTCAAAACTTGACTTCAGTAATTCTGAAAAACTCACTTGTGGGCACCTTAACATCTTTCCCTTGCATTCTCTGGAGCAAGACATCAGCCCACAAAGTAGACAAGGTGACAGATCTTCTAAGAAGTTATAAATTGAATGGTGTGAATTTTTATCCTAAAGTAAGATAAAGTATTTCCTCTGTACTGTGTTCAACACCAAATTATCTGCCTTTCATACCACAGTGCTTAAAGTTCTAAGAAACATAATCTTGCACCTTATT belongs to Indicator indicator isolate 239-I01 chromosome 11, UM_Iind_1.1, whole genome shotgun sequence and includes:
- the LOC128969856 gene encoding LOW QUALITY PROTEIN: FUN14 domain-containing protein 1-like (The sequence of the model RefSeq protein was modified relative to this genomic sequence to represent the inferred CDS: substituted 1 base at 1 genomic stop codon) is translated as MPSAPAKTVAQRLHTASEHESDDDCHEALDLTEYAXRHHWWNHLFGRDSGPFVEKYSVATQIVMGGVTGWCAAFLFQKVGKLAATAVGGGFLLLQIVSHSGYIQVDWKRVEKDVNKAKEQLKKCANKAAPEINTLIEESTEFIKQNIAVSSGFVGSFLLGLAS